The sequence GTACCGACAGCTCCGCCAGCAGGCTGTCCCGGCTCGCGGACGATCTGGAGGCGGCCCAACTGGACTCCGGCGCACAGGTCCTCGCGGGAACATCCTCTTGGTTTCGGCCGCCTCACGGGCCCGCCTCCCCGGGCGCGACGGCCGCAGAGGCGGGGGTGACGGGGCCGGAGGTGGGGCCGGAGGGCAGGACGGCGGGCGGGGTGCCTCCGCCGTGGCCGGTGATCGTCCCAGGCTCCTCCGCCGCCGCCAAGCTCTGCTGCAACCGCAGATGGCAGAACTCGTAATGTGCCCCCGACCGGCGCAGTACCCCGCGACGGTGGGCCTCCTCCAGGAACGCCATGAGCCGCCACGGCGCCCGGCCGGTCAGGGCCAGCCAGATCCTCGCCGGGCCCAGCCGGCCCCAGGCGCTCAGCGCGAGCGAGGACGTGCCGACCTGGACCCACACCTCGGTGTGCATGGTGCCCAGCGTGCCGCCGGGTGGCATCGCCGAGATCAGCAGCAGGCAGACCCCGCCCGTGAGGAGCGCGGCGATCGCGCTCCTGGCGAGCGTGGCGTCCCGGTCGGTGCGCAGGGTGCTGCGCGGGCCCGCCGCACGCATGGTGTCGGACGGGGTGTTCAGGGCCCGGTAGACGCCGGAGGCACAGCCCCCGATGGCACCGATCAGGACGCCGAACGCCACGAAAGGGCCCACCGCGTCCAGGACGACGACTCCGGCCGGACGGTGTACGAGCCAGACCTCGGCCTCGTGCGGCAGGGCGAGCACCAGGTTGTGGGCGTCGACGGATTTGTCCTTCCAGCCGTGAGGGCCGCCGGGCCAGTCGGTCACCCAGCCGCCGCCCCGCTCCTCGTAGATCCGCAGCGTCCCCGTGAACGTCCCGAGCTCCTCGTCCCGCGAGACCCGCGCGCCCCTTTTCACGGCGAACGGATCGTCGAGCCCTGTACGGCCCACCAGCAGGAACTCCCCGGGGACGACCGAGTGGACCGAGCGGACGGAGCGCTCGCCGTCGGCCGTCTGATTCTCATGGAGTTGCCAGCCTTCGATCACCTCACCGCTCGCGCGCGGCTCCGCCGACCGGATCTCGTACGCGGCGAAGGCACCGGCCACGCAGCCCACCAGCGCCCCCACACAGACCCCGATGAGCGTGCAGGCCACGAAGCCACGGAGCAGGCCCCTGCCGAAGCCGCGCAGTGCGGCACCCGGTCCGGTGTACGGCGCCGCCGTCCGTTCCCCGCGCCGCAGTCCGGCGAGGAGGAGCAGCAGTCCGGCCCCGAGACAGGTGAGGGCGGGGACCACCGCCGTCCGCCGCGAGTAGCCGTAGACCGCGAGACCGGCGAAGAGGACGACGGCGCCGAGCGCGCGCACGGTCCGCGGACCGCTCGGGCTGCCCGCCCACGGCAGACCCATCGGGAGGGGGCGCCGGGGCAGACCGGCGACGCCGAACATCATCGACAGGACCAGCCCGAAGCAGCAGCCGTTCAGGAACCAGGCCGGTCTCTGCGTGAGCACCGCGCCGAGCCGGGAACTCACCAGAGGCGGTACGAACAGCCCCATGCCCACCGCCACCACTGTGGCCGCGGCGGCCATCCTCAGGGCCAGCCGCCCCAACTGCCGTGGCCCCTGCGGACTCTGCGCCGTGGCGGGCAGCAGACAGGCCAGTCCGAAGCACAGGCCCAGCAGGATGCCCGCGTAGTTGAGGACGGTCGACGGCACGCTGTCCCAGTCGGCGACCACCCCGTGCCCCAACTTGGCCAGCGGTACCAGCAGCGCCGCCGAGGCGAGCAGCGCCAGTACGGCGGGGCCGAGCACGCGCAGCGCCCGGGGCATCGCCGCCGGGAACTCCCACCAGGCCAGCCGCCACGTGCCGGTCGTCCCGAGGTCGCGGGCAAGCCGGCGGAGCCAACGGTGCGCCGCGTCCGGACTCCAGGTGCCGCCGCCCCGGACCGCCTCGCCGAAGGCCGCCGGGACGCAGGCCGCCAGCAGGTGCTCCTCGACATGTCCCGCGGTGCGGAAGCGTTCGGTGTCCCGCAGTTCGAGCGGGTCGCGGGAGGCGTCCCGGTACACCGTGCGGGCCAGCGCCACCATCAGCGGTGAGGTCAGGACCTCCGTGAGGAGCGGGGGCGGGTCCGCCAGGACCGGGGTCCAGGGCGTGGAGCCGTGCGGGTCCGGTCGCGCGGTGATCTCCAGATAGCCGCGCGCGGTGGCGAAGTCCAGCGGTCGAAGCCGTACGACTTCGGCGGCGGTCAGCACGGCGCCGGCGTCCACGGCCCGGGCCCAGTCCTCCGTACGGCAGGTGAGCAGGACGGGCAGCCGGTCGTCGAGTTCATGGTTGATGTACCGCAGCACCTGCTCGTGCGCCGGTCCGGGGAGCTCGTCGAACCCGTCGAGCACGGGCAACAGGAGCCCGGCGTCGAGCAGTTCGCGGGCCATGGTGCGCTCGCCCGTGACGGCGGCCAGCGGCCGGTACTCCGCGGCCAGCCGGTCGGCCAGCCAGTCGCGCAGCAGCATGGACCTGGGGTCCCAGCCAGCCAGCGGGAACAGCACCGGCACCGGGTCACCGGGCTGCCGATCCGCGA is a genomic window of Streptomyces sp. NBC_00414 containing:
- a CDS encoding NACHT domain-containing protein, with protein sequence MREARLRRRFGLGMGAAALLALVVALAGGGGPDRTSMWISAVSALVSVGAFLTELLREQTDTGTASDRRQRAADELAEAVERQWREEARLRGLYDPEPLDVHWSRVGPQLAGRSRPGAALPEPRDGDQGLDRIVEMFMALPSRRLVVLGEPGAGKTVLAVRFVLRLLADRQPGDPVPVLFPLAGWDPRSMLLRDWLADRLAAEYRPLAAVTGERTMARELLDAGLLLPVLDGFDELPGPAHEQVLRYINHELDDRLPVLLTCRTEDWARAVDAGAVLTAAEVVRLRPLDFATARGYLEITARPDPHGSTPWTPVLADPPPLLTEVLTSPLMVALARTVYRDASRDPLELRDTERFRTAGHVEEHLLAACVPAAFGEAVRGGGTWSPDAAHRWLRRLARDLGTTGTWRLAWWEFPAAMPRALRVLGPAVLALLASAALLVPLAKLGHGVVADWDSVPSTVLNYAGILLGLCFGLACLLPATAQSPQGPRQLGRLALRMAAAATVVAVGMGLFVPPLVSSRLGAVLTQRPAWFLNGCCFGLVLSMMFGVAGLPRRPLPMGLPWAGSPSGPRTVRALGAVVLFAGLAVYGYSRRTAVVPALTCLGAGLLLLLAGLRRGERTAAPYTGPGAALRGFGRGLLRGFVACTLIGVCVGALVGCVAGAFAAYEIRSAEPRASGEVIEGWQLHENQTADGERSVRSVHSVVPGEFLLVGRTGLDDPFAVKRGARVSRDEELGTFTGTLRIYEERGGGWVTDWPGGPHGWKDKSVDAHNLVLALPHEAEVWLVHRPAGVVVLDAVGPFVAFGVLIGAIGGCASGVYRALNTPSDTMRAAGPRSTLRTDRDATLARSAIAALLTGGVCLLLISAMPPGGTLGTMHTEVWVQVGTSSLALSAWGRLGPARIWLALTGRAPWRLMAFLEEAHRRGVLRRSGAHYEFCHLRLQQSLAAAEEPGTITGHGGGTPPAVLPSGPTSGPVTPASAAVAPGEAGP